The Corynebacterium sp. SCR221107 genome includes the window TCTGCGAGGCCGCAAAGATCAGCGTGGCGGCACTGCCCACGATCAGCTCGGGCATGGTGGGATTCGCACCGGCCAACAACCACCTGGGCATTCCCGCGGACACCCCCATCGTCCTAGCCCCCGGCGATGCCGCCTGCGCTACCGCAGGCCTCGTGGGGCTCAAGGTTGGAGAAGACTATGTCTCCTTTGGCACTTCCGGGTGGCATGCGCAGGTGGTCAAGGAGCAACAGGATCCCGGTGCCACCCATCAGCTCGCACTGCCGGGGCACGGCTTCTTGCGCATCGCGGCGATCCTCAGCGTTGGCGGCACCGCCGATTGGGCCCGCCAGCGATTCCTGCCGGGCGTGACGACGTCGGCAAGCGATGCCATGTTGATGCGCGCCGTGCGCCAGCCAACGGGCATCATTTCACTGCCCAGCCTGCGCGGCGAGCGCTTCCCGGTGCGCAACGATCTCCTCGGCGCCGCGCTCATAGACATCCCCGCCGACGCGGATAACCTGCGCCTTTATGCCGCCGTCCTGGAGGGGGTGTGCTTTGGCTTCGCGCATGACATTTCCGGGACCGGCCCGCTGCCCGCCACCGGTGGCGGTTCCCGCTCGCTTCCCTGGATGCGCATGCTTGCCGACGTCACCGGCCGCACCATTCGCGTGACCCCCAGCAACGACGCGGCGCTGCGGGGTGCGGCCATCTTCGCCGCCGAGGTCCTCGACCTAGGCACGATCAAACCGCTCTCAAGCCACGCGATCGTCGATATCGAACCCGACCCACAGGCGCATGCGGCCTATCAACCATTGCGGGTGCGCCAGCGCATGCTCTATGACGCCCTGAGCCAGCTGCCACGATAAGCCAGATGTGGCAAAGTTAAGAAATTCATGAGACACTAGGGCGGAAACTTCTACGAAAGGAACCCGCCATGGGCATTATGGACAAGGCCAAGGAGCTGTTGAACTCCGAGGAGACCACCGACATGATCCTCGACAAGGCCGAGGAGCTGGCAAAGGCCAAGCTCGGCGAGGACAAGGCTGAGCAGATCGCACAGGCTCGCCAGGCCGCCGATGAGAAGCTCGGCAACGAATTATAAACGAAAGCGGGAAGGAATCCTCATGGATCCTTCCCGCTTTTTATTCCATCACCAGGCTGGTCAGCCAGGCCACGTGTCCGTACTCTGGATCCGCCACTAGGTTCTCAAGGTAGGCGCACACCTTTCGCTCCGCCAGGGTCAGCTCCTCGAAGGAGCCCAGATCGAAGCCGATCTGGGTTGCGACATGCTTGCCCAAGGTGAGGGTCGGGTTTTCGAAACGCCACGCCATCTTCAGCTCATCGACGATGTAGCCCTCGCTGGCGCTCAGCGTCGCCGGGCCACTGAGTCCGAGCACCCCGGCAAGCTCGCGGGATAGCCCCGAGATCCGGCTGTGCGGCGCGAAGCAGTCGACGAGTAGTTGGTAGGACACAACGGTATTGTGAGTGCGCATCTTTTGCTCCTTTGCGTGAGAACTGTTCGCCACGTTGGAAGCAAGGATACCCCTCCAATGCCTATAGGTCGATAGTTATTTGGCCTGTGGGGGAAATTTCTCACCCAAAAAGGCCCGCGACTACTTCTCGTCGGTCGACAACGCCGCCACAAACGCCTCCTGCGGCACGGACACCGAGCCCAAGGACTTCATGCGCTTCTTGCCTTCCTTCTGCTTCTCCAGCAGCTTGCGCTTACGCGAAATATCGCCGCCGTAGCACTTCGCGAGCACGTCCTTGCGCATAGCGCGAATGTTCTCGCGGGCAATCACCTTCGAGCCAATCGCCGCCTGGATCGGCACCTCGAACTGCTGGCGAGGGATGAGCTCTTTGAGCTTCTTGGTCATCTTGTTGCCATACCAGTTCGCCGAGTCGCGGTGGACGATCGCCGAGAAGGCATCCACCGGCTCGCCATTGAGCAGGATATCCACCTTGACCAGGTTCGCCTCCTGCTCTCCGGCCTCCTCGTAGTTCAGGGAGGCATAACCCTTGGTGCGGGACTTGAGCTGGTCGAAGAAGTCAAAGATGATTTCGCCGAGTGGCATGGTGTAGCGCAGCTCCACGCGATCCTCGGACAGGTAGTCCATGCCGCCCATTTGTCCGCGCTTGGACTGGCACAGCTCCATCGTGGTGCCCACGAACTCGCTGGGAACAATGATAGTGGTCTTGACAACCGGCTCCCAGACCTCGCGCAGCTTGCCACCCGGCCAGTCGGATGGATTGTGAACCTGGTGCTCGCTGCCGTCTTCTGCCACCACTCGATAGTTGACCGAGGGGGCGGTGGAGATCAGGTCGAGGTCAAACTCGCGCTCGAGGCGGTCGCGGGTGATCTCCATGTGCAGTAGGCCGAGGAAGCCGCAGCGGAAGCCGAAGCCCAAGGCCACGGAAGTCTCCGGCTCATACGTCAAGGAGGCGTCGTTGAGCTGAAGCTTTTCCAAGGCGTCGCGCAGGTCGGGGAAGTCCGCCTGGGAAATCGGGAACAGGCCCGAATACACCATCGGCTTGGGCTCCTCATAACCCTTCAGCGGCTCCTCGGCGCCGTTGTGGGCCCAGGTGACTGTGTCGCCGACCTTGGACTGGCGCACGTCCTTCACACCGGTGATCAGGTAGCCCACCTCGCCGGGGCCGAGCCCCTCACACTTCTTCGGAGTCGGCGAGACAATACCAATCTCGAGCAGCTCATGGATGGCGCCGGTGGACATCATCTTGATCTTCTGGCGCGGGGTGAGCTTGCCATCGATCATGCGGATGTAGGTCACCACGCCCCGGTAGGTGTCGTAGACGGAGTCAAAGATCATCGCGCGCGCCGGTGCGTCGATGTCATACTCGGTGGTAGGCGGCGGCACCAGCTCGGCGACCTTGTCGAGCAACGCGGCCACACCCTCGCCGGTCTTGCCGGACACGCGCAGCACGTCTTCCGGCTCGCAGCCGATGATGTTTGCGATCTCGAGCGAGTACTTCTCCGGATCGGCGGCAGGCAGGTCGATCTTGTTGAGCACCGGGATGATCTCGAGATCGTTTTCCATTGCCAAATAGAGGTTGGCGAGGGTTTGTGCTTCGATGCCTTGGGCGGCGTCGACAAGCAAAATAGCACCCTCGCAGGCCTCGAGCGCGCGGGAGACCTCGTAGGTGAAGTCGACGTGACCGGGGGTGTCGATCATCTGCATGACGATCTCCTCCCCTGCGAAAGGACCGGAGCTAGGCACCCACGGCAGGCGCACGTTCTGAGCCTTGATGGTGATACCGCGCTCGCGCTCAATGTCCATGTTGTCCAAGTACTGATCGCGCATGTCGCGTTCATCGACGACCTTGGACAGCTGCAGGATGCGATCCGCCAGGGTGGACTTGCCGTGGTCGATGTGTGCAATGATGCAGAAGTTACGGATTTGGGAGGTATCCGTAAAGGTCTTTTCCGCGAAGTTCTTGGCCATATGGGTCCCTTATACACCTTTCTATAAGTGTGTCTCACACTACCGCATCCATGCCCAAAAGTAGATATCGTGCAGGGGGTTTGATTGCGAAGCCAAAGGTGTAACATCGCGTGGTAACAAAGCTAGATTTGTTCGGGATAGATTCGTTAGAATGTCTAAGAAATTCTAAGAATACGGTGGAAGCCCCTTCCGCCGGCGTTCTCGACTTATTCCTGAAAGATTTCTTTCCAAAGGTGCGTTTTCGACATGGGCAGCAACGATACGACCAAGAAGGCCCTGCTGGGCCTTGGCAAGCTGGCCCTGGTAGCCAAGCTTGGCAAGACGCGTAAGAAAAAGCACCAAAGTCCGCTCGACGATGGCCTCGCCCATCTCAATGACCGGCTGGGGCTGTATGAGAGCACCCACCACCGCACATTGCGGCAGGATTCTCCCGCCTGCGAGGTGGCCGCAGCCGTTGATTGCGCCCGCAATATCTTCTACGCCCCGGACATGGACGGCCAAGTCGACCCCGGCGAGGTGGTGTGGTTCTGGGCCCCCACCTCGGACGTCGACCCCTCCCCACTCGAGCGCGCCCTCGTGGTCATCGGCCGCCACGGCCCCGACATCCTCGGCCTTTTGACCTCCCCTAACCCGATCCACCAGCGCGAAGACTCCTGGCTCGATATCGGCGCGGGCCCCTGGGACGAGACCGGGCGCCAATCGTGGGTGCGACTGGACAAGGTGGTCAAGCTGCCCGAGACCTCCATCCGCCGCCAGGGTGCGGTGATCCCTCAGTCCCGTTTCGAGCGCATCGCCAATCGTCTTCGGGCCGACTACGGCTGGGCTTAGCTCACCGCATTTTTGGTTTTGAGCGCGGGCAAATGCTAGGCTTTTACCTCGTTGTCAATTCACGTTCATGGGCAGCGGGATTTCCTTTCATGCTCAACCGGCCAGGACCTTGGGGCAGGTTGGAGGAAATCGACAGGGCATGACTCCTCACAGATTGCGCCCTCGGACCCCTCGCAGCTTGTGGCAATAGTAGAAGAATAAGAGGCATTTGACATGGCAAACATCAAGTCCCAGAAGAAGCGCATCCTGACCAACGAGAAGGCTCGCCAGCGCAACCAGGCAGTCCGCTCCGCAGTCCGCACCGAGATCCGCAAGTTCCGCGCCGCCGTTGAGGCTGGCGACAAGGCTGCTGCTGAGGCTCAGCTCCGCGTTGCCTCCCGCGCACTGGATAAGTCCGTTTCCAAGGGCGTTTTCCACCGCAACAACGCTGCTAACAAGAAGTCCTCGATGGCTCAGGCTCTCAACAAGCTGGGCTAAGGGCTTCGCACAAAAAGGTGTCCACCATTGTCGGTGGGCACCTTTTTTGCGTTTAGGCCACCCCGCTAAAAATGAGCAGCGCCCCGGCGATTATGAAGAACACGCCGGCGGTGAGATCGATCCACTGCGAGATGGACAAAAAGCGTCTGCGATTGGCCTCGGTGGAAATCGCCAGCGATAACACTCCGAAGCCAAGGATGTTGGAGGCTACCACTACCGCGATGACCGCGGCGGCCGTGCCGAAGCTAGGTGAGGCCGGAAGCAGTGGAGCCACGATCGCCGAGAAGTAGATGATCACCTTCGGGTTGGCCAGGTTGGTGGTCAGCCCGTTGCGGTAGCTCGACAGCCTGCTACCCAAGAACCGGGAGGGATCCACGTCGGCACCGGCTACCGGCTTGCCCCACTGGGCGCGGGCGGCCTGCAGCATGCGCACGCCCATGTAGATGATCCAGGCGCCGCCGAGGACCTGGATGAGCTCGAGCACCGCCGGGTAGGCCGTCAGCAAGGTGGCCGCCCCAGTGACGGTGAGGGTCACCCAAAAAAGGATGCCGGTGGCAATCCCGAACACCGCCGCCAGCGCGTGCGCGCGCGATCGGGTAGCAAGGCGGGTGATGAGGAAGATATCGGGACCGGGGGTGGCCATGCCTGCGAGGTTGAGTCCGGCCAGTGACAATAGCGCACTAGCGCCCACCGGCGGCCTCCAAGCGTTGCACGAGGTCATGCTGGCCGAACAGGCGGGCGGTGTCGATAGCCGAGGGGGTCCCTGCGGTGGGATCCGCGCCTGCGGCAAGCAACATGTCCACCACCGCATCCTCCTTCTTGAAGATCGCCCCCGCCAACGGGGACTGGCCGCGGTCGTTGAGACGGTTGACGTCGGCGCCGCGGGCGATGAGCGCCTCCAGCGCGCTGGTGTTGCCGGCGTAGGCGGCGAGCATGAGGAAGGTATTGCCGTCATGGTTCATGAGATCGACGTTGATGCCCTGATCGATGTAGGCGCCCAAGGTGGCGCCATCGCCGCTTCGGGCAAGGTCGAATAGCCTGGCGGCAAGTGCTGCTTCATCGTCGTCGAGTGGAGCCTTGGGAAACTCATTCGAAGTCATGGCGTCATTCTAACCGGCAAGCAGTGCCACCCGCCGAACAGCGTCCTCGATGGCGAAACGATCGTCGTGGAAGGTCTGTCCCTTCACCGATGCGTCCAGCTCCGCCATGAGGATGACCGCCTTGCTGACGGCATCCCCGCTCCAGCGCCGTGCAATGCGGGCCGTCTTTTCCACCACGAAGGGGTGCATACCCAACTGCCGCGCCAACCCTTGAGCATCGATGCGCCCGCGGGTGGAGTACAGCCGTGCGATGGCGGAGACCTTCATGCTCAACGCCGCCGTGAGGGCGACCGGGGAGATACCAAGCTGCAGGGCGCGCCTCGTGGAGGCCACCGCCCGCTGGAGCTGCCCGGAACAGGCGAGATCGGCGATGTCGAAGCCGGAGACCTCCGCCACGCCGACGTAGTACTGGCGTACCGCCTCCACCGTGAGCTCCCCGCCGGTGTCGGCCACCAGCTGTGCCACTGCCGAGGCCAGCTCGCGCAGATCCGATCCCACGGACTCGAGCACGGCGTGGATCACGTCCGGGGTGGGGCGCACCCCGTGGCTTCGAAACTCGGCCAACAACCACTCCGGCCGATCCTTGGCGGGCATCTTCGGTACCTCCACCACCCGCGCCAGCTTCTTGAGCTTGGGAATAGCGCTTTTGGTTCGCCCGCCGCCGGAGTGGAGGATGATGAGGTACATGCCGGGGCCGGGATCCTTCGCCGCCGCCAGCACCGCCTCGAGCGGCTCCTTGCCGCAATCCTCAGTGTTGGTCAGCACGATGACCCGATCCTCGCCAAAAAGCGAAGGCGAAAGCAGCTCCACCAGCTCCGACTCCGTTACCTCCCCCGCTCTTAACGTGGTGATCATCACGTC containing:
- a CDS encoding growth inhibitor PemK, translated to MGSNDTTKKALLGLGKLALVAKLGKTRKKKHQSPLDDGLAHLNDRLGLYESTHHRTLRQDSPACEVAAAVDCARNIFYAPDMDGQVDPGEVVWFWAPTSDVDPSPLERALVVIGRHGPDILGLLTSPNPIHQREDSWLDIGAGPWDETGRQSWVRLDKVVKLPETSIRRQGAVIPQSRFERIANRLRADYGWA
- the lepA gene encoding translation elongation factor 4; translated protein: MAKNFAEKTFTDTSQIRNFCIIAHIDHGKSTLADRILQLSKVVDERDMRDQYLDNMDIERERGITIKAQNVRLPWVPSSGPFAGEEIVMQMIDTPGHVDFTYEVSRALEACEGAILLVDAAQGIEAQTLANLYLAMENDLEIIPVLNKIDLPAADPEKYSLEIANIIGCEPEDVLRVSGKTGEGVAALLDKVAELVPPPTTEYDIDAPARAMIFDSVYDTYRGVVTYIRMIDGKLTPRQKIKMMSTGAIHELLEIGIVSPTPKKCEGLGPGEVGYLITGVKDVRQSKVGDTVTWAHNGAEEPLKGYEEPKPMVYSGLFPISQADFPDLRDALEKLQLNDASLTYEPETSVALGFGFRCGFLGLLHMEITRDRLEREFDLDLISTAPSVNYRVVAEDGSEHQVHNPSDWPGGKLREVWEPVVKTTIIVPSEFVGTTMELCQSKRGQMGGMDYLSEDRVELRYTMPLGEIIFDFFDQLKSRTKGYASLNYEEAGEQEANLVKVDILLNGEPVDAFSAIVHRDSANWYGNKMTKKLKELIPRQQFEVPIQAAIGSKVIARENIRAMRKDVLAKCYGGDISRKRKLLEKQKEGKKRMKSLGSVSVPQEAFVAALSTDEK
- a CDS encoding LysE family translocator, with translation MGASALLSLAGLNLAGMATPGPDIFLITRLATRSRAHALAAVFGIATGILFWVTLTVTGAATLLTAYPAVLELIQVLGGAWIIYMGVRMLQAARAQWGKPVAGADVDPSRFLGSRLSSYRNGLTTNLANPKVIIYFSAIVAPLLPASPSFGTAAAVIAVVVASNILGFGVLSLAISTEANRRRFLSISQWIDLTAGVFFIIAGALLIFSGVA
- the rpsT gene encoding 30S ribosomal protein S20 translates to MANIKSQKKRILTNEKARQRNQAVRSAVRTEIRKFRAAVEAGDKAAAEAQLRVASRALDKSVSKGVFHRNNAANKKSSMAQALNKLG
- a CDS encoding ankyrin repeat domain-containing protein; this translates as MTSNEFPKAPLDDDEAALAARLFDLARSGDGATLGAYIDQGINVDLMNHDGNTFLMLAAYAGNTSALEALIARGADVNRLNDRGQSPLAGAIFKKEDAVVDMLLAAGADPTAGTPSAIDTARLFGQHDLVQRLEAAGGR
- the holA gene encoding DNA polymerase III subunit delta gives rise to the protein MSTTVPATHLILGPEEFLAERARLRIIDSIRDSLPQGADVMITTLRAGEVTESELVELLSPSLFGEDRVIVLTNTEDCGKEPLEAVLAAAKDPGPGMYLIILHSGGGRTKSAIPKLKKLARVVEVPKMPAKDRPEWLLAEFRSHGVRPTPDVIHAVLESVGSDLRELASAVAQLVADTGGELTVEAVRQYYVGVAEVSGFDIADLACSGQLQRAVASTRRALQLGISPVALTAALSMKVSAIARLYSTRGRIDAQGLARQLGMHPFVVEKTARIARRWSGDAVSKAVILMAELDASVKGQTFHDDRFAIEDAVRRVALLAG
- a CDS encoding antitoxin — its product is MGIMDKAKELLNSEETTDMILDKAEELAKAKLGEDKAEQIAQARQAADEKLGNEL
- a CDS encoding FGGY family carbohydrate kinase → MTLPILTLDLGTSGAKGALVSVDGTVSATSFHAYPTTSLPGGGSEQDPQAWIDQTRETILDLLPASGVAAIVLTGQMQDLICIDARGQAIGFAVLYNDTRATEQAAALHETLPEWNAITGNEQSATSLPALWARAIGEDATLAAKTHHLLFSPASYVVAQLGLGYFCDETTASTTGLLDLSSRTWSQRICEAAKISVAALPTISSGMVGFAPANNHLGIPADTPIVLAPGDAACATAGLVGLKVGEDYVSFGTSGWHAQVVKEQQDPGATHQLALPGHGFLRIAAILSVGGTADWARQRFLPGVTTSASDAMLMRAVRQPTGIISLPSLRGERFPVRNDLLGAALIDIPADADNLRLYAAVLEGVCFGFAHDISGTGPLPATGGGSRSLPWMRMLADVTGRTIRVTPSNDAALRGAAIFAAEVLDLGTIKPLSSHAIVDIEPDPQAHAAYQPLRVRQRMLYDALSQLPR